One Megamonas hypermegale genomic window carries:
- a CDS encoding DUF6339 family protein translates to MTEDALAYFKGNVKNNLHYYKDDNTNWIKTVYPDNPLQEFKIKVNDFKMDMTRENPSDADYYNVKILYEKLRDISDAQATDERLWVGLAHDCLFEYMQYRFNLKNGAFSEDRIKKNFFFAYGKKRSLIRHPIARLWWIGRLTYDKNAQNPYYAIEYLKKDFQTKVLTLFSSNFANNSKIARVFLDSMRIIEEKGRVVTRGQYRELIKYVNLLSGTTILDYLPKEYLQEKIINHYFKQNK, encoded by the coding sequence ATGACAGAAGATGCTTTGGCATATTTTAAAGGAAATGTTAAAAATAACTTACATTATTATAAAGATGATAATACGAATTGGATAAAAACAGTTTATCCAGATAATCCATTACAGGAATTTAAAATTAAAGTAAATGATTTTAAAATGGATATGACAAGAGAAAATCCATCAGATGCAGATTATTATAATGTTAAAATTTTATATGAAAAATTAAGGGATATATCAGATGCACAAGCTACGGATGAGCGATTATGGGTAGGATTAGCACATGATTGTCTTTTTGAATATATGCAGTATAGATTTAATTTGAAAAATGGTGCATTTAGTGAAGATAGAATAAAAAAGAATTTCTTTTTTGCATATGGAAAGAAACGAAGTTTAATACGTCACCCTATTGCTAGACTTTGGTGGATTGGTAGATTAACTTATGATAAAAATGCACAAAATCCATACTATGCAATTGAATATCTAAAAAAAGATTTTCAAACTAAAGTACTTACTTTGTTTTCAAGTAATTTTGCTAATAACTCTAAAATAGCAAGAGTTTTTTTAGATAGTATGAGAATTATTGAAGAAAAGGGAAGAGTTGTAACTCGTGGACAGTATCGAGAATTAATAAAGTATGTTAATCTTTTAAGTGGTACGACAATATTAGATTATTTACCAAAGGAATATTTACAGGAAAAAATAATAAATCATTATTTTAAACAAAATAAGTAA
- the argH gene encoding argininosuccinate lyase, producing MAEQMWGGRFAKSTDEMINEFQASINFDKRMYHEDIAGSIAHAKMLNKVGILNDEDTNAIITGLKNILIKIEQGNFDFSVDLEDIHMNIEKRLTEAIGDAGGRLHTARSRNDQVALDTHMYVRRETIEVAKLIKELQLAFADTAKKYKDVIMPGYTHLQRAQPILFSHHMMAYFSMLSRDFSRFKGVYERCDIMPLGAGALAGTTFPIDRQFVAEQLNFDAIYSNSLDAVSDRDYIMEFLSAASILMIHLSRISEEIIFWCSREFSFVELDDAHCTGSSMMPQKKNPDVSELVRGKTGRVIGHLMAMLTTVKGLPLAYNKDLQEDKEGLFDAIDTIKFSLAVYAQLIRGMKVKADIMLKAVREDFSNATDLADYLVKKGMPFRKAHSVSGHAVHYCIEHKKWLEDLTMDEFKQMSDLFEDDIYEAIKPETCVKNRNSYGGTSYQQVDMQLELADKILNDEQAQLDIYKDKQIKL from the coding sequence ATGGCTGAACAAATGTGGGGCGGCAGGTTCGCCAAATCTACCGACGAAATGATTAATGAATTTCAGGCTTCTATCAATTTTGATAAACGCATGTATCATGAAGACATTGCTGGCAGTATTGCCCATGCAAAAATGCTCAACAAAGTTGGCATTTTAAATGATGAAGATACTAATGCTATCATCACAGGTCTGAAAAATATCTTAATTAAAATTGAACAAGGTAATTTCGATTTTTCCGTTGACCTTGAAGACATTCATATGAATATCGAAAAACGCCTTACAGAAGCCATTGGCGATGCTGGTGGAAGACTTCACACAGCAAGAAGCCGTAATGACCAAGTAGCACTCGATACACATATGTATGTACGCCGCGAAACAATTGAAGTCGCAAAATTAATCAAAGAACTTCAATTAGCATTCGCAGATACAGCAAAAAAATACAAAGATGTAATCATGCCTGGTTATACTCATCTGCAACGTGCACAGCCGATTTTATTCTCCCACCATATGATGGCATATTTCTCCATGCTCAGCCGTGACTTCTCTCGCTTTAAAGGCGTATACGAACGTTGCGACATCATGCCACTTGGTGCAGGTGCACTCGCTGGTACAACCTTCCCTATCGACCGTCAATTTGTAGCTGAACAACTCAACTTTGACGCTATCTACTCTAACAGCCTCGACGCTGTAAGCGATAGAGATTACATCATGGAATTTTTATCCGCAGCATCTATTCTCATGATTCATTTGAGCCGTATCAGTGAAGAAATCATCTTCTGGTGCTCTCGTGAATTCTCTTTTGTAGAACTTGATGACGCTCATTGCACAGGTTCTAGCATGATGCCACAGAAAAAAAATCCAGACGTATCTGAACTTGTTCGCGGTAAAACTGGTCGTGTAATTGGTCATTTAATGGCTATGCTCACAACTGTAAAAGGTTTGCCACTCGCTTATAACAAAGACTTACAAGAAGATAAAGAAGGCTTATTTGATGCCATCGATACAATTAAATTTAGCCTTGCTGTTTATGCTCAACTCATTCGCGGTATGAAAGTTAAAGCAGATATAATGCTCAAAGCTGTTCGCGAAGACTTCTCTAATGCAACAGACCTTGCAGACTATCTCGTTAAAAAAGGTATGCCATTTAGAAAAGCACATAGCGTATCTGGTCATGCTGTTCATTACTGCATTGAACATAAAAAATGGCTTGAAGATTTGACTATGGATGAATTCAAACAGATGTCCGATTTATTTGAAGACGACATTTATGAAGCTATCAAACCAGAAACTTGCGTTAAAAACCGCAATTCCTATGGTGGAACTTCTTATCAACAAGTAGATATGCAGCTCGAACTTGCAGATAAAATCTTAAATGATGAACAAGCTCAACTTGATATCTATAAAGATAAACAAATAAAACTTTAA
- a CDS encoding argininosuccinate synthase, which produces MENIKKVVLAYSGGLDTSVIIPWLKENYNGCEVIAVCADIGQGDELNVVHDKALKSGASKVYIEHLTEDFVANYVFPTLKASAIYEGKYLLGTSFARPLIAKRLVEIAKAEGADAIAHGATGKGNDQVRFELSVKALAPNIKLIAPWREWELRSREQEIAYAEKHGIPIAKENKTYSMDRNIWHLSHEGSDLEDPWNAPKNSMYLISKAPEDAPDKAEYVTIDFEKGIPVAVNGEKMAPVQLLETLNDIGAKNGIGITDIVENRLVGMKSRGVYENPGGAILYAAHQELEYLCLDRQTLHYKETVAIKYAELVYDGMWFSQLREALAAFVDATQETVTGTVKLKLYKGNICPAGAKSPYSLYSQEFVTFEEDDVYNQADATGFINLFGLPLKVRALMKEKAGLK; this is translated from the coding sequence GGACTTGATACATCTGTTATCATTCCATGGCTTAAAGAAAATTACAATGGCTGTGAAGTTATCGCTGTTTGTGCTGATATCGGACAGGGCGATGAATTAAATGTTGTTCATGATAAAGCATTAAAATCTGGTGCTTCTAAAGTTTATATCGAACATTTAACTGAAGACTTCGTAGCAAACTATGTATTCCCTACATTAAAAGCTAGTGCAATTTATGAAGGCAAATACCTCTTAGGTACTTCTTTTGCTCGTCCACTCATCGCTAAACGTCTTGTAGAAATCGCTAAAGCTGAAGGCGCTGACGCTATCGCTCATGGTGCTACTGGTAAAGGTAATGACCAAGTTCGTTTCGAACTTTCCGTTAAAGCTCTTGCTCCAAACATCAAATTAATCGCTCCATGGCGTGAATGGGAACTCCGCTCCCGTGAACAAGAAATCGCTTATGCTGAAAAACACGGTATTCCAATTGCTAAAGAAAATAAAACTTACTCCATGGATAGAAACATCTGGCATTTAAGCCATGAAGGTTCTGACCTTGAAGACCCATGGAATGCACCTAAAAACAGCATGTACTTAATCAGCAAAGCTCCAGAAGATGCTCCAGACAAAGCTGAATATGTAACAATTGACTTTGAAAAAGGTATTCCTGTTGCTGTTAACGGTGAAAAAATGGCACCTGTACAGCTCTTAGAAACATTAAATGACATCGGTGCTAAAAATGGTATCGGTATCACTGATATCGTAGAAAACCGTCTCGTTGGTATGAAATCCCGTGGCGTATATGAAAACCCAGGCGGAGCAATCTTATATGCAGCTCATCAAGAACTCGAATATCTCTGCCTCGACCGTCAGACTCTTCACTACAAAGAAACAGTTGCTATCAAATACGCTGAACTTGTTTATGATGGTATGTGGTTCTCCCAGCTTCGTGAAGCTCTTGCAGCATTCGTTGATGCAACTCAAGAAACAGTTACTGGTACTGTTAAACTCAAACTTTACAAAGGTAACATTTGCCCAGCTGGTGCAAAATCTCCATATTCCCTCTACAGCCAAGAATTCGTTACATTTGAAGAAGACGATGTTTACAATCAGGCTGATGCTACAGGCTTTATCAACCTCTTCGGTCTTCCACTTAAAGTTCGCGCTTTAATGAAAGAAAAAGCAGGTCTTAAATAA